The Exiguobacterium aurantiacum DSM 6208 genome includes a window with the following:
- a CDS encoding magnesium transporter CorA family protein gives MLTIYRTDASGHVDEIEDFDKGSWIQLVNPTKDEADQVIAASGIPEDFVYDPLDSEEKPRFEKDDEGLLMIIDVPYVEEDDTGRAYNTIPLGIIVTGRHFITVCSRDLDVLNLFANGKARLFRTNYRSRFVFQILHRVSMTYLRFLRQIDRRMDELEQELQRSMRNQEIFQLMNLQKSLVYFMTSLKANDSVLDRIVKTPSLEKHEEDEELLDDVFVEHRQAMEMASIYNDIISIKMEAFGSIISNNVNFVMKFLASITIVLSIPTMISGIFGMNVEVPFEGQEVGFIFAIALMLGFSSLAFYILWRKRYF, from the coding sequence ATGCTAACGATTTACCGGACCGACGCGTCAGGACATGTCGACGAGATTGAAGACTTTGACAAAGGAAGTTGGATCCAACTCGTCAATCCGACGAAAGACGAGGCCGATCAAGTGATTGCCGCCTCGGGCATCCCGGAAGACTTCGTCTATGACCCGCTCGATAGTGAAGAGAAACCACGGTTTGAAAAAGATGATGAAGGACTCCTCATGATCATCGACGTGCCGTACGTTGAAGAAGACGATACAGGAAGAGCCTATAATACGATCCCGCTCGGTATCATCGTGACGGGGAGACATTTCATCACCGTCTGTTCGCGCGACCTTGACGTGCTGAACTTGTTTGCCAACGGAAAGGCTCGCTTGTTCCGAACGAACTATCGCAGCCGGTTCGTGTTTCAAATTTTACACCGCGTCAGTATGACGTACTTGCGGTTCTTACGGCAAATTGACCGCCGGATGGATGAACTCGAGCAAGAGTTGCAACGGTCGATGCGAAATCAAGAGATTTTCCAACTGATGAACTTGCAAAAATCCCTCGTCTACTTCATGACGTCGCTCAAAGCAAACGATAGCGTCCTCGACCGCATCGTCAAGACGCCGAGCCTTGAAAAGCATGAAGAAGACGAGGAACTGCTCGACGACGTCTTCGTCGAACACCGTCAAGCGATGGAGATGGCGTCGATTTATAACGACATCATCAGCATCAAGATGGAAGCGTTCGGTTCGATCATTTCGAACAACGTCAACTTCGTCATGAAGTTTTTGGCGTCGATCACGATTGTCTTGAGCATCCCGACGATGATTTCCGGAATTTTCGGGATGAACGTCGAAGTGCCGTTCGAAGGACAAGAAGTCGGCTTCATCTTCGCCATCGCGCTCATGCTCGGCTTTTCGAGTCTCGCGTTTTATATTTTATGGCGGAAACGATATTTCTAG
- a CDS encoding PP2C family protein-serine/threonine phosphatase, producing MAIMIVDDEPVNTMVLEQLLHQHDYETVVVSSGEDALELLMDPQAPSLYDLVLLDVEMPGISGIETCKRIRHMAGYEELPVIMVSGRTEEKQIAEGLDAEASDYTTKPIKITELLARIRSALRYKAAVDERKKYEARLQYDLDLAQKIQQSALTPPIQNAEIDMRALYLPSKKLAGDMYAWFQVAPDRYGVIIFDVMGHGVSSALITMGIRSILPGLVGNVQYPVDVMTELNRQMTFLFSGDDMQSYFTAVYCYIDTTNGRIEYVNAGHPPVIVTSPAGVCRLETTGVPVGMFEEPNYEAKEIDIEPGMVMHMYTDGLMECYSKDIDDGIRWLEKDIATYGLGYADHVAERLVPKIEIDDDLCLVTVKLM from the coding sequence ATGGCGATTATGATTGTGGATGACGAACCGGTCAATACGATGGTTCTCGAACAGCTCCTGCATCAACACGATTACGAGACAGTTGTGGTCTCGAGCGGGGAAGATGCTCTCGAACTCCTCATGGATCCGCAAGCACCGTCGCTGTATGACCTCGTCCTGCTCGATGTCGAGATGCCAGGTATTTCAGGTATCGAGACGTGCAAGCGGATTCGCCATATGGCGGGCTATGAAGAGTTGCCGGTCATCATGGTGTCCGGGCGCACCGAGGAGAAACAGATCGCGGAAGGACTCGACGCCGAGGCGTCAGACTATACGACAAAACCGATTAAGATCACGGAACTGCTCGCCCGAATCCGTTCAGCCCTCCGCTACAAGGCGGCAGTTGACGAACGGAAGAAGTATGAGGCGCGGTTACAGTACGATCTCGATTTGGCGCAAAAAATTCAACAAAGTGCGTTGACGCCGCCGATTCAAAACGCTGAGATCGATATGCGCGCGCTCTATTTGCCGTCTAAAAAATTGGCGGGGGATATGTACGCGTGGTTCCAGGTCGCGCCGGACCGTTACGGCGTCATCATCTTTGACGTGATGGGACACGGGGTGTCGTCGGCGTTGATCACGATGGGAATCCGCTCCATCTTGCCGGGGCTCGTCGGAAACGTTCAATACCCGGTCGATGTCATGACGGAATTGAACCGACAGATGACGTTCTTGTTCTCAGGTGACGACATGCAGAGTTATTTCACAGCCGTCTACTGCTATATCGATACGACGAACGGCCGCATCGAGTACGTCAATGCCGGACATCCGCCGGTCATCGTCACGTCACCGGCCGGAGTCTGTCGTCTCGAGACGACCGGCGTCCCGGTCGGTATGTTCGAAGAACCGAACTATGAAGCGAAAGAAATCGATATCGAGCCCGGCATGGTGATGCACATGTATACGGACGGCTTGATGGAATGCTACAGCAAAGACATCGATGACGGGATCCGCTGGTTAGAGAAAGATATCGCCACGTACGGACTCGGTTATGCCGATCACGTCGCGGAGCGTCTCGTGCCAAAAATCGAGATCGATGACGACCTTTGTCTCGTCACGGTCAAGTTAATGTGA
- a CDS encoding peptidase U32 family protein, whose protein sequence is MRKRPELLAPAGNLEKLKMAILYGADAVFIGGQQFGLRSRAGNFGYEEMAEGVAFAHERGAKVYVAANMVTHEGDIEGAGEFFCKLRDIGIDAVIVSDPAMIEVCLTDAPGLPVHLSTQASATNYETLRFWQEEGLERIVLAREVSMEEIKEMKRQVDVEIETFVHGAMCISYSGRCTLSNHMALRDANRGGCAQSCRWKYGFFEADELLTDEMAARDEEPFSMSSVDLAMVRHIPDLVDAGVDSLKVEGRMKSIHYVATVCNVYRQVIDAYCDDPAGFVFDPAWEEEIWKAAQRELATGFYYGVPTENEQLFGKPRAIPQYAFAARVIAYDPTTQMATLEQRNYFRRGEEVEFFGPGFVRFTQRVEEIWDEEGTPIETAHQAMMTVNIKVDKPVATDYIMRKRKVAAGELVRSGS, encoded by the coding sequence ATGAGAAAACGTCCAGAATTATTAGCACCAGCCGGGAACTTAGAAAAATTAAAAATGGCCATTCTATATGGGGCCGATGCGGTCTTTATCGGGGGTCAACAGTTCGGACTCCGTTCCCGCGCCGGTAACTTCGGTTACGAAGAGATGGCCGAAGGAGTCGCGTTCGCTCATGAACGTGGGGCAAAAGTATATGTCGCCGCGAACATGGTGACGCATGAAGGGGACATCGAAGGAGCCGGCGAGTTCTTTTGTAAACTTCGTGACATCGGCATCGATGCCGTCATCGTCTCCGATCCGGCCATGATTGAGGTCTGTCTCACGGACGCGCCGGGTCTCCCGGTGCACTTGTCGACACAGGCATCGGCGACGAACTATGAGACGCTCCGTTTTTGGCAAGAGGAAGGACTAGAGCGGATCGTCCTCGCGCGCGAAGTATCGATGGAAGAGATCAAAGAGATGAAACGGCAAGTCGACGTCGAAATCGAGACGTTCGTCCATGGGGCGATGTGCATCTCCTACTCGGGCCGTTGCACGTTATCGAACCACATGGCGCTCCGCGATGCGAACCGAGGCGGCTGCGCTCAGTCGTGTCGCTGGAAATATGGCTTTTTTGAAGCGGACGAGCTGTTGACCGACGAGATGGCGGCACGCGACGAGGAACCGTTCTCGATGAGTTCGGTCGATTTGGCGATGGTACGCCACATTCCTGACCTTGTCGACGCCGGTGTCGACAGTTTGAAAGTGGAAGGACGGATGAAGTCGATCCACTACGTGGCGACCGTTTGTAACGTCTATCGTCAAGTCATCGACGCGTATTGCGATGATCCTGCCGGGTTCGTGTTCGATCCGGCGTGGGAGGAAGAAATCTGGAAAGCGGCACAACGAGAACTCGCGACCGGATTTTATTACGGCGTGCCAACGGAGAACGAGCAACTGTTCGGAAAACCGCGCGCCATCCCGCAATATGCGTTCGCGGCACGCGTCATCGCGTACGACCCGACGACGCAAATGGCGACACTTGAGCAGCGAAACTATTTCCGTCGCGGCGAAGAGGTCGAGTTTTTCGGTCCAGGCTTCGTTCGCTTCACCCAGCGTGTCGAAGAGATATGGGATGAAGAAGGCACACCGATCGAGACGGCACATCAAGCGATGATGACGGTCAACATCAAAGTCGACAAACCGGTCGCGACTGATTATATTATGCGGAAACGGAAAGTGGCCGCAGGCGAGCTCGTCCGAAGCGGGAGCTGA
- the ytzI gene encoding YtzI protein gives MGWLFAVSGLIILLVLIASVVVIQKGYAYKDNKDDIVLDYDEINRQILEREQADKQDRP, from the coding sequence ATGGGTTGGTTGTTCGCCGTGAGCGGGTTGATCATATTGCTCGTCTTAATCGCCTCGGTCGTCGTCATTCAAAAAGGGTATGCCTATAAGGACAATAAAGACGACATCGTCCTCGATTATGATGAGATCAATCGCCAGATTTTAGAAAGAGAGCAAGCAGACAAACAAGACCGCCCATGA
- a CDS encoding DMT family transporter, with protein MSYLILFAAVFFLSTSVLFVKWTSAPAETAAFYRMLFSSLMLLPFLDYRSLISLRTNTRYAIGLSGILLAFHFWLWFLSLDYTTVASSTLFVTSSPIFVLIGNALFFKKRPTPRGLTFALIAVLGGMLVAAGDFQLGRDALIGDALALAAAILIAGYWLVGQHVRTEMKTNDYSFSVYIVATFVLGFMLLVRDTTFVAFETVNWWYFIALAFFPTLLGHNLFNYALARVSATVVSITILGEALWGMLFGFVFFEERLGPFQWIGAAVLLGGIYLFLKEDARSARTDAAS; from the coding sequence TTGTCTTATTTGATTCTTTTCGCTGCTGTCTTCTTCTTGTCGACGAGCGTCCTCTTCGTCAAATGGACGTCCGCTCCGGCTGAGACGGCCGCTTTTTACCGCATGCTCTTCTCAAGCCTCATGTTGTTGCCGTTTCTCGACTATCGCTCGCTCATCTCGTTACGGACGAACACGCGGTACGCCATCGGGCTCAGCGGTATATTGCTCGCTTTCCACTTTTGGTTATGGTTTTTATCGCTCGACTATACGACCGTCGCCAGTTCAACGTTGTTCGTCACGTCGAGTCCAATCTTCGTGTTGATCGGGAACGCCCTGTTCTTTAAAAAACGACCTACCCCAAGAGGGCTCACGTTCGCACTCATCGCCGTTCTCGGCGGCATGCTCGTCGCGGCCGGCGATTTCCAGCTCGGTCGGGACGCGCTCATCGGTGACGCCCTCGCCTTGGCGGCCGCCATCTTGATTGCCGGCTATTGGCTCGTCGGTCAACACGTGCGGACCGAGATGAAGACGAACGACTATTCGTTTAGCGTCTACATCGTCGCAACGTTCGTCCTCGGTTTCATGTTGCTCGTCCGCGACACGACGTTCGTGGCTTTCGAAACGGTCAACTGGTGGTACTTTATCGCCCTCGCCTTTTTCCCGACGCTTCTCGGGCACAACTTGTTCAACTATGCGCTCGCCCGCGTGAGCGCGACCGTCGTCAGCATCACCATTCTCGGAGAAGCGCTCTGGGGGATGTTGTTTGGCTTCGTCTTCTTCGAAGAACGTCTCGGCCCGTTCCAATGGATCGGAGCGGCCGTCCTGCTCGGCGGGATTTATTTGTTCCTAAAAGAAGACGCCCGTTCAGCCAGAACGGACGCCGCTTCATAA
- a CDS encoding NADP-dependent glyceraldehyde-3-phosphate dehydrogenase → MMSMNTYPYLINGQWQESTSNETIELVSPYTNEVVGHVQAMSRDEVDEAIHGAKRAQQEWAALPVNKRAELLYAWADKLEERVDEIGQIIMREVGKNLADAKKEVIRTAEIIRYTAEEGLRFTGGFMQGDSFPGGSKNKMAIIKKEALGVVLAISPFNYPVNLAAAKIAPALITGNAVVFKPATQGAISGVKMVEALQDAGLPSGLLNLVTGRGSVIGDYLTSHPGIDMITFTGGTGTGQHLSQQASMVPVVLELGGKDPALVLEDADLTLAADQIVSGAFSYSGQRCTAIKRVFVLEHQADELVAMLKERVEKLSVGSPTDNSFIVPLIDEKSADYVQGLIDDAVNKRATVVHGNERDGNLLHPTLLDHVTREMRVAWEEPFGPVLPVIRVESIDEMIELTNESEFGLQASVFTQNVNSAFTVADKLEVGTVQVNGRTERGPDHFPFIGVKQSGLGVQGIGRSLETMTRDKVTVINL, encoded by the coding sequence ATTATGAGTATGAACACGTATCCATATTTAATCAATGGACAATGGCAGGAATCTACATCAAACGAGACGATTGAACTCGTTTCACCTTATACAAACGAAGTCGTCGGACACGTCCAGGCAATGTCGCGGGACGAAGTCGACGAGGCGATCCACGGCGCCAAACGTGCACAACAAGAATGGGCAGCGCTTCCGGTCAACAAGCGCGCCGAACTTTTGTACGCATGGGCCGATAAACTCGAAGAGCGTGTCGATGAGATTGGTCAGATCATCATGCGCGAAGTCGGGAAAAACTTGGCAGACGCGAAAAAAGAAGTCATCCGGACAGCTGAGATCATCCGTTACACGGCTGAAGAAGGTCTTCGCTTCACAGGTGGCTTCATGCAAGGAGATTCGTTCCCGGGCGGTTCGAAGAACAAGATGGCGATCATTAAAAAAGAGGCACTCGGTGTCGTTCTTGCCATCTCCCCGTTCAACTATCCGGTCAACTTGGCAGCTGCCAAGATCGCTCCGGCGCTTATCACCGGTAACGCGGTCGTCTTTAAACCGGCGACTCAAGGCGCGATCAGTGGTGTCAAGATGGTCGAGGCGCTTCAAGACGCCGGCCTTCCGAGCGGTCTCTTGAACCTCGTCACAGGACGCGGCTCGGTCATCGGCGACTACTTGACGTCACACCCGGGCATTGACATGATCACGTTCACTGGTGGGACGGGCACGGGGCAACACTTGTCGCAACAGGCGTCGATGGTACCGGTCGTCCTCGAACTCGGCGGGAAAGATCCGGCGCTCGTCTTAGAAGACGCGGACCTCACGCTCGCGGCCGATCAAATCGTCAGCGGTGCGTTCTCGTACTCAGGACAACGTTGTACAGCGATCAAGCGGGTGTTCGTGCTCGAGCATCAGGCCGACGAACTCGTCGCCATGTTGAAAGAGCGCGTTGAGAAGCTTTCGGTCGGTTCACCGACTGATAACAGCTTCATCGTGCCGCTCATCGATGAAAAATCAGCGGATTACGTCCAAGGACTGATCGACGATGCGGTGAACAAGCGGGCGACGGTCGTGCACGGCAACGAGCGCGACGGCAACCTGCTTCATCCGACATTGCTCGACCATGTGACACGTGAGATGCGTGTGGCATGGGAAGAGCCGTTCGGACCGGTCTTGCCGGTCATCCGCGTCGAATCAATCGACGAGATGATCGAGCTGACGAACGAGTCTGAGTTTGGTCTGCAAGCGAGCGTGTTCACGCAAAACGTGAACAGCGCCTTCACGGTCGCCGACAAACTCGAAGTCGGAACGGTACAAGTGAACGGCCGCACCGAGCGCGGGCCAGACCACTTCCCGTTCATCGGTGTGAAGCAATCAGGCCTCGGCGTTCAAGGGATTGGACGCAGCCTTGAGACGATGACACGCGATAAAGTGACCGTCATCAACTTATAA
- a CDS encoding MATE family efflux transporter: MNQNTEQLRTEPIGRLLFKLSLPAMIGMLVTALYNIIDTIFVARGIGASAVAAIGIAFPIQMILMAVSSAVGLGGASISSRKLGKGDDAGAAVTFMNVLVLVGVFAAFAVSSAFFMLDSILTVFGATSAIMELSQQYLSVVLISSPFFMFTLAASAMVRAEGQAPYQMKVMLTTVVVNLVTTPLFIFTFGWGIYGAAWSTALAQVVGSILMLRFFFSKNRRTALDFQWRKFRLRVGELKEIMAIGSSSFIMMVSQSILFVCVNVMLGTYGGTEELAIFAIINKFMALVGMPIMGIVQGMQPIVGYNYGARQFERMRETIWTALRAGLAIAVLIWLTLQLFPNPLMRMFTTDQQLIAGGVTAIHVLFAVSFLPSVQMLVNGIYQSLGKARVAMFLSLSRQTLYTIPLVFILPSFFGVFGVWLAFPIADAMTFLTAVGMAIWDRKLLFRPAEEEVKQATNL; the protein is encoded by the coding sequence ATGAATCAAAATACAGAGCAGCTTCGGACCGAGCCGATTGGACGGTTGTTGTTCAAACTGTCTCTCCCGGCGATGATCGGGATGCTCGTGACGGCGCTCTATAACATCATCGATACGATATTCGTCGCACGGGGCATCGGGGCGTCAGCAGTCGCGGCAATCGGTATCGCCTTTCCGATTCAAATGATCTTGATGGCGGTCTCGAGTGCGGTCGGGTTAGGGGGCGCGTCGATCAGCTCACGGAAGCTCGGGAAAGGCGACGACGCCGGTGCGGCCGTCACGTTCATGAACGTCCTCGTCTTAGTCGGCGTGTTCGCCGCATTTGCGGTCAGCTCTGCCTTTTTCATGCTCGACTCGATTCTGACCGTCTTCGGGGCGACGTCAGCCATCATGGAACTGAGTCAACAATACTTATCGGTCGTGCTCATCAGTTCCCCGTTCTTCATGTTCACGCTTGCGGCGAGCGCGATGGTGCGGGCTGAAGGTCAGGCGCCGTACCAGATGAAAGTCATGTTGACGACGGTCGTCGTCAACTTGGTCACCACGCCGCTCTTCATCTTCACGTTCGGATGGGGGATTTACGGGGCAGCCTGGTCGACGGCGCTCGCTCAAGTCGTCGGTTCGATTCTCATGTTGCGCTTCTTCTTTTCAAAAAATCGCCGAACCGCGCTCGACTTCCAGTGGCGGAAGTTTCGGTTGCGGGTCGGCGAATTAAAAGAGATCATGGCCATCGGTTCGTCCTCGTTCATCATGATGGTGTCCCAATCGATTTTATTCGTTTGTGTCAACGTCATGCTCGGGACGTATGGCGGCACCGAAGAGCTCGCCATCTTTGCGATCATCAATAAGTTCATGGCGCTCGTCGGTATGCCGATCATGGGCATCGTCCAAGGGATGCAGCCGATCGTCGGCTACAACTATGGGGCGAGACAGTTCGAGCGGATGCGCGAGACGATTTGGACGGCGCTTCGAGCCGGACTCGCCATCGCCGTCTTGATTTGGCTGACGCTCCAGCTGTTCCCGAACCCGCTCATGCGCATGTTCACGACCGACCAACAGCTCATTGCCGGCGGTGTGACGGCGATTCATGTCTTGTTCGCCGTCTCGTTCTTGCCGAGCGTGCAAATGCTCGTCAACGGCATTTACCAATCGCTCGGGAAAGCCCGAGTGGCGATGTTCTTGTCGCTGTCGCGGCAGACGCTCTACACGATTCCGCTCGTCTTCATCTTGCCGTCGTTCTTCGGTGTGTTCGGCGTCTGGCTCGCTTTCCCGATCGCTGACGCCATGACGTTTTTGACGGCGGTCGGCATGGCGATTTGGGACCGGAAACTTTTATTCCGGCCGGCCGAAGAAGAAGTCAAACAAGCAACCAATTTATGA
- a CDS encoding Hpt domain-containing protein, giving the protein MELSQTPKHALFNEEKLAELHQIAGGNKDFLKKIAQTYVVQFEDKFPELKRAVRNEDHVQVEQLAHLLKGASYSVGLDQTAEQFHTLEQAGEAGDATGLGPVLETIEQQMDRFTMEWDAHFDQMA; this is encoded by the coding sequence ATGGAGTTGTCACAAACGCCCAAACACGCTCTGTTTAACGAAGAAAAGTTGGCGGAGCTCCATCAAATCGCTGGTGGGAATAAAGATTTCTTGAAAAAAATCGCCCAAACGTATGTCGTCCAATTTGAGGACAAGTTTCCCGAGTTGAAACGTGCCGTCCGCAACGAGGACCACGTCCAAGTCGAGCAGCTCGCCCATCTGTTGAAAGGCGCGTCCTATTCGGTCGGCCTCGACCAAACAGCTGAACAGTTCCATACGCTTGAACAAGCAGGAGAAGCAGGCGATGCGACTGGACTCGGTCCGGTGCTCGAGACGATCGAACAGCAAATGGATCGATTCACGATGGAGTGGGATGCCCACTTCGATCAAATGGCATAA
- a CDS encoding DNA topoisomerase III codes for MRLIIAEKPSQAQKLAAPYPSKKRKEEIEISPCSRFPEGAIVVWAVGHLCELQEPAYYRPEWKSWKYEALPIVPDRFDYRISKGKSKPFQTIKRWLHDKSITDIIIASDAEREGEAIVRLILRLAGNKKPLTRLWISSLTEQAVDRGFANLLPGEETVPYYYEAMSRACADWLVGMNASRAYTTLLKTIGIEDVFSLGRVQTPTLALIVEREREIKQFVPEPYFEVEATFQKSRSTFKAKYTVGKTTKLKTRQEADDVVKRASGQAVVQSIDTEEKIEQPPFWFSLSGLQAEAGKRFGFGAKKTLDVAQKLYTKGWISYPRTDSGFVTPDEASLFPVTKARLLKSSAYAELAPVLTENPASNKRYVNAKKVSDHYAIIPTEACGDVMRLSGDEAKLYDLITRRFLAAFAPPAKLQKTTVDLLDGKDLYRAKGTVVVTPGYRQVVEMKSKDIELPLLERGETLTERNVEMLSKQTEPPKRYTEGALILAMKVAGRKLDDDELIHIMKEVEGLGTEATRANIIDGLKKRGYVMLQKKELVPTDKGRLLVDVLGDSILASPAMTAKWEKRLHEIGQGSASAAEFIDQAKKMAVHLVDEAKTRVTSANPEGYTIEPRRGSKKGPSRPKPSFGVCPSCGKGLVEHPKFIGCSGYREGCKFTMSKQVLGVGLSKDELTQMIGGGRSNIHTFTKGEKTFNAALYLEEGALRFEFK; via the coding sequence ATGAGACTAATCATTGCCGAGAAACCATCACAGGCGCAAAAGCTTGCGGCCCCATATCCGTCCAAAAAACGGAAAGAAGAAATTGAAATCTCGCCATGTTCACGTTTTCCAGAGGGCGCGATCGTCGTTTGGGCGGTCGGGCACTTGTGTGAGCTACAAGAACCGGCTTATTATCGTCCGGAATGGAAGTCATGGAAATACGAGGCGTTACCGATTGTGCCGGACCGGTTTGACTACCGGATTTCCAAAGGGAAGTCGAAGCCGTTCCAAACGATCAAGCGGTGGCTGCACGACAAATCAATCACCGACATCATCATCGCATCGGATGCCGAACGCGAAGGTGAGGCGATTGTCCGGCTCATCTTGCGTTTGGCCGGGAATAAAAAACCGCTCACACGCCTATGGATCTCAAGTTTGACCGAACAGGCGGTCGACCGTGGCTTCGCCAACCTGCTGCCGGGAGAAGAGACGGTACCGTACTATTACGAGGCAATGAGCCGGGCGTGCGCCGATTGGCTCGTCGGGATGAACGCCTCACGCGCTTATACGACGTTACTTAAGACGATTGGAATCGAAGACGTCTTCTCGCTCGGACGTGTCCAGACGCCGACACTCGCTCTCATCGTCGAGCGTGAGCGTGAAATCAAACAGTTCGTCCCAGAACCGTATTTTGAAGTCGAAGCGACGTTCCAAAAGTCGCGGTCGACGTTCAAGGCGAAATACACGGTCGGGAAAACGACGAAATTAAAAACCCGGCAAGAAGCGGACGACGTCGTCAAACGCGCGTCGGGTCAAGCTGTCGTTCAATCGATTGATACCGAAGAAAAAATCGAGCAGCCACCGTTTTGGTTCAGTTTATCGGGGCTGCAAGCCGAAGCCGGAAAACGGTTCGGATTCGGTGCGAAAAAGACGCTCGATGTGGCCCAAAAATTGTATACGAAAGGCTGGATCAGCTATCCTCGGACGGACTCAGGATTCGTGACGCCAGATGAGGCGTCGTTGTTCCCGGTGACAAAAGCCCGTCTCTTAAAGTCTTCGGCGTATGCGGAACTCGCTCCCGTATTGACCGAGAATCCGGCGTCGAACAAACGTTACGTCAACGCCAAAAAAGTGAGTGACCACTATGCGATCATCCCGACGGAGGCATGCGGTGACGTGATGCGGTTGAGCGGGGACGAGGCGAAATTGTATGATTTAATCACGCGCCGGTTCCTCGCCGCGTTCGCCCCTCCGGCCAAACTGCAAAAGACGACGGTTGATTTGTTGGACGGAAAAGACTTGTACCGGGCGAAAGGGACGGTCGTCGTCACTCCCGGTTATCGTCAAGTCGTGGAAATGAAGTCAAAAGACATCGAATTGCCGCTGCTTGAGAGAGGCGAGACGCTGACCGAACGAAACGTTGAAATGCTTTCGAAACAGACCGAGCCGCCGAAACGTTATACGGAAGGCGCCCTCATCTTGGCGATGAAAGTGGCGGGGCGTAAGCTCGACGACGATGAGTTGATCCATATCATGAAAGAAGTCGAAGGGCTTGGGACGGAAGCGACGCGCGCCAATATCATCGACGGCTTGAAAAAGCGCGGGTACGTCATGCTTCAAAAGAAAGAGCTCGTCCCGACCGATAAAGGCCGGCTGCTCGTTGATGTATTAGGGGACAGTATCCTCGCTTCACCAGCGATGACGGCGAAGTGGGAGAAACGGCTCCATGAGATCGGACAAGGGTCGGCCTCGGCCGCCGAGTTCATCGACCAAGCGAAGAAGATGGCAGTCCATCTCGTCGACGAAGCGAAAACACGTGTCACGTCGGCGAATCCGGAAGGGTACACGATCGAGCCAAGACGTGGGTCGAAGAAAGGACCGAGTCGCCCAAAACCATCGTTTGGCGTCTGCCCGAGCTGCGGGAAAGGACTTGTCGAGCATCCGAAGTTCATCGGATGCAGCGGCTATCGGGAAGGGTGCAAATTCACGATGTCGAAACAAGTGCTCGGTGTCGGCTTATCGAAAGATGAGTTGACACAAATGATTGGCGGGGGCCGCTCGAACATCCATACGTTTACAAAAGGTGAAAAGACGTTCAATGCCGCCCTCTATCTCGAGGAAGGTGCGCTCCGATTCGAATTCAAATGA
- a CDS encoding chemotaxis protein CheV, producing MDHNILLEAGTNELEIVIFQSGPFIFGINVMKVREIITMLPLTPLPGTPEAIMGLIELRGEVMTVIDLPMVIGHPREVGEGDRLIVCEFNGEKSVLRVDQVTEIKRISWEQIDTPSDLARGVQGITNGVVKTGDQMIILLDYERIALELSRKDIMARESVKRLGARERSNKQIWLAEDSEMLRSLIIDTLDEAGYFNTTIFNNGKEAFDAFEAADVDCDLLITDIEMPQMDGLHLTKRLRDMDRFAELPIVIFSSLISDDLKHKGEAVGANAQITKPEIGKLIATLDEFFA from the coding sequence ATGGATCATAATATTTTACTTGAGGCAGGCACGAACGAACTCGAGATCGTCATTTTCCAATCGGGACCGTTCATTTTCGGAATCAATGTCATGAAAGTACGTGAAATCATCACGATGCTTCCGCTCACCCCGCTCCCGGGAACACCGGAAGCGATCATGGGGCTGATCGAACTCCGCGGCGAGGTGATGACGGTCATCGATCTTCCGATGGTCATCGGTCATCCGCGTGAAGTCGGAGAAGGCGACCGGTTGATCGTCTGCGAATTCAACGGAGAAAAATCAGTGCTGCGCGTCGACCAAGTGACTGAGATCAAACGCATCTCATGGGAACAGATTGATACGCCGTCCGATCTCGCCCGCGGTGTACAAGGCATCACGAACGGCGTCGTCAAGACAGGCGACCAGATGATCATCTTGCTCGACTACGAGCGCATCGCCCTCGAGTTGTCCCGAAAAGACATCATGGCGCGCGAGTCGGTGAAACGGCTCGGTGCCCGCGAGCGCTCGAACAAACAAATTTGGCTCGCTGAAGACTCGGAGATGCTCCGTTCGCTCATCATCGATACGCTCGATGAGGCCGGTTATTTCAATACGACCATCTTCAACAACGGGAAAGAGGCGTTCGATGCGTTCGAAGCAGCCGACGTCGACTGCGACTTGCTCATCACCGATATCGAGATGCCGCAAATGGACGGTCTTCACTTGACGAAACGGCTTCGGGACATGGACCGGTTTGCTGAATTGCCGATCGTCATTTTCTCTTCCCTTATTTCTGACGATTTGAAGCATAAAGGGGAAGCCGTCGGCGCCAACGCGCAAATCACGAAGCCCGAGATCGGGAAGTTGATCGCGACGCTCGACGAGTTTTTCGCATAA